A part of Candidatus Oleimmundimicrobium sp. genomic DNA contains:
- a CDS encoding radical SAM protein, translating into MRIIIIYQIPKNEVLKIKLGQLLYLVKYYTYTKVTNKKRPILAGVKLTHRCTLKCRQCPFWRRPGEDIKFTQLKETMKNLYEQGVRIWLMEGGEPLLWRDGELNIHDIVAEAKKYFYCVGVTTNGTLPIDVKTDVVWVSVDGLRDTHNYLRSNSFDKVIENIKKSRHPKLFSNIVINRLNYQEIPELVKFLSDIVKGITIQFFFPYPESEDLALTWEQREKVLDELIELKKEGWPLVDSFTALKALKKNTWKCEPWMVVCVERDGTVEQGCYLKNRTPYEDPCKICGLTAHTELSLAYQLNWEAINVGRKTMGIF; encoded by the coding sequence ATGCGTATAATAATAATATATCAAATACCAAAAAATGAGGTGCTAAAGATAAAATTAGGACAACTTTTATATCTTGTAAAGTACTACACATACACCAAAGTTACAAACAAAAAAAGGCCCATCTTGGCTGGCGTTAAGCTCACTCACCGCTGCACTTTAAAGTGTCGTCAATGCCCCTTTTGGCGTAGACCAGGGGAAGATATAAAATTCACTCAGTTAAAAGAGACTATGAAGAATTTATACGAACAAGGCGTAAGAATATGGCTGATGGAGGGAGGCGAACCTCTTCTTTGGAGAGATGGAGAGTTAAATATCCATGATATAGTCGCCGAAGCTAAAAAATATTTCTACTGTGTTGGGGTAACTACCAACGGCACACTCCCTATAGATGTAAAAACCGATGTGGTTTGGGTTAGCGTCGATGGTTTAAGAGATACCCATAATTATCTCAGAAGCAACTCTTTCGATAAAGTCATTGAGAATATTAAAAAATCACGGCACCCAAAACTCTTTTCAAATATAGTAATTAACCGTTTAAACTACCAAGAGATTCCAGAGCTTGTAAAGTTTCTCTCCGATATCGTAAAAGGAATAACAATTCAGTTTTTCTTCCCATATCCCGAGAGCGAAGACCTGGCCTTAACGTGGGAACAAAGAGAAAAAGTGCTTGATGAATTAATAGAGCTTAAAAAAGAAGGATGGCCCCTGGTAGATAGTTTTACCGCTCTCAAAGCACTCAAGAAAAACACTTGGAAATGTGAGCCGTGGATGGTTGTCTGCGTTGAAAGAGATGGAACAGTTGAGCAAGGGTGTTATCTTAAAAATAGAACTCCTTATGAAGACCCCTGTAAGATTTGCGGGCTTACCGCTCACACGGAGCTTTCACTGGCCTACCAGTTAAATTGGGAAGCCATAAACGTGGGACGTAAAACTATGGGGATTTTCTAA
- the hypB gene encoding hydrogenase nickel incorporation protein HypB, with product MEIKLQQNILASNNKIAADLRKIFEDKGIYVINLMASPGAGKTSFILQTIENLKNDLNIAVIEGDIASKVDAEKVREHGVTTIQINTGGACHLDANMIRGTLGFLNLDETDLIIIENVGNLVCPAEFDLGETVKMVILSVPEGDDKPLKYPRIFIESEVLVLNKIDLLDYTDFDINRLKGTVNNLNPDINIFEISCKSADGIDSWISWLKDKIRKHLKS from the coding sequence ATGGAAATTAAGCTTCAGCAAAATATTTTAGCGTCCAATAATAAAATTGCTGCCGATTTGAGGAAGATTTTTGAGGATAAAGGAATCTATGTGATAAATTTAATGGCTTCTCCTGGGGCGGGGAAGACCAGTTTTATTTTGCAAACCATTGAAAATTTAAAAAATGACTTGAATATAGCCGTAATTGAAGGAGATATTGCTTCAAAAGTTGATGCTGAAAAGGTCCGCGAGCATGGTGTTACCACGATTCAAATAAATACGGGTGGCGCTTGTCACCTTGACGCAAACATGATTCGCGGTACTCTAGGTTTCCTTAATTTGGATGAGACGGACTTAATCATCATTGAAAACGTTGGAAATCTTGTCTGCCCCGCGGAATTCGATTTAGGCGAAACTGTTAAGATGGTTATATTGAGTGTCCCGGAGGGGGATGATAAGCCGCTTAAATATCCTCGTATATTTATTGAGTCGGAAGTCCTTGTTCTAAATAAAATTGATTTATTAGATTATACTGACTTTGATATAAATAGGCTTAAAGGAACTGTAAATAATTTGAATCCAGATATTAATATTTTTGAGATTTCTTGTAAATCTGCTGATGGGATTGATAGTTGGATATCATGGTTGAAAGATAAGATCCGAAAACATCTTAAATCTTAG
- a CDS encoding hydrogenase maturation nickel metallochaperone HypA, producing MAITESILSIVLAEAEKRDATRVKTVKIEVGELTNIVGDCVKFYFELMSKDTLASGAEVEIAEVPLQAKCPLCGKVKRVENLDFICECGTGMKIIAGKELAISAIEIE from the coding sequence ATGGCGATAACTGAAAGTATTTTGTCTATAGTTCTTGCTGAAGCAGAGAAAAGGGATGCAACGAGAGTAAAGACGGTGAAAATCGAGGTGGGGGAGCTTACAAACATAGTTGGAGATTGTGTTAAGTTTTACTTCGAATTAATGAGCAAGGACACTCTCGCTAGTGGTGCCGAAGTGGAAATAGCGGAGGTGCCGCTTCAAGCCAAGTGTCCTCTTTGCGGAAAGGTAAAAAGGGTGGAAAATCTCGACTTTATATGCGAATGCGGTACAGGAATGAAGATAATTGCGGGCAAAGAATTGGCAATTTCGGCTATCGAAATTGAGTAA
- a CDS encoding HyaD/HybD family hydrogenase maturation endopeptidase, producing MTNKKIVILGVGNILLKDEGIGVRVVQAMEKMDLPNDIELIDGGTAGFDLLYPVQEADKLIVVDAVEAGSEPGDMFRFRPKDVKLKSKEKVSLHEVEILEVLKMAEHLGKCPETIIFGVQPKEINLGLELTSELQEKIPRIIELVLEEVEKLRSNVADG from the coding sequence TTGACGAACAAGAAAATAGTTATTTTGGGTGTCGGAAATATTCTCCTTAAAGATGAAGGCATTGGTGTTCGAGTTGTTCAAGCGATGGAAAAAATGGATTTGCCGAACGACATCGAACTAATTGACGGAGGAACAGCCGGTTTTGATTTGCTTTATCCCGTTCAAGAAGCGGATAAACTGATTGTTGTGGATGCCGTTGAGGCGGGTTCGGAACCAGGTGATATGTTTAGGTTTAGGCCCAAAGATGTGAAGTTGAAGTCCAAAGAAAAAGTCTCTCTTCATGAAGTTGAGATTTTAGAAGTTTTAAAGATGGCCGAACATCTTGGAAAATGTCCCGAAACGATAATTTTTGGGGTACAACCGAAGGAGATAAATTTGGGTTTGGAACTAACCTCTGAGTTGCAAGAGAAAATTCCAAGGATAATAGAGTTGGTTTTGGAAGAGGTTGAAAAACTTAGAAGCAATGTAGCAGATGGCTGA
- the nrfD gene encoding NrfD/PsrC family molybdoenzyme membrane anchor subunit — translation MEGTHYWHHLLAVYLFLGGLAGACFYTGALFELFGGSRMKRVAKIGSYCVLPIIVVSLIILVLDLARPLYFWHFIITFKPNSLMSQGTWVLTLFSIVGGVIVPAFFLSEEEKTKDLPIIKSLAGKDSIRKIFSVIGVILGFLTAGYTGVLLAVKNVPMWSSVNWLPVVFLASASSTGLALILFILSISKKKDELSMGLLEKADSIVIVIEMLAFAILLITLNAAGGRAAEAASVLLSGAYAIPFWIGIVTIGLVVPLTIELKGLTSKDAHGKGTGMATIASILVLLGGLMVRWVFLYGGQVVR, via the coding sequence ATGGAAGGAACGCACTATTGGCACCATCTTTTGGCAGTCTATCTCTTTCTTGGTGGTTTGGCCGGCGCCTGCTTCTACACAGGGGCTCTCTTTGAACTTTTTGGCGGAAGCCGCATGAAAAGGGTCGCTAAGATAGGCTCATACTGTGTTTTGCCAATTATTGTAGTAAGTCTTATTATTCTAGTTTTGGATTTGGCAAGGCCGCTATATTTTTGGCATTTCATAATCACCTTTAAACCGAATTCTCTTATGAGCCAAGGTACCTGGGTACTTACCCTATTTTCGATAGTGGGCGGGGTAATTGTTCCGGCTTTCTTCCTCTCTGAGGAGGAAAAGACCAAGGATTTGCCCATCATAAAGAGTCTTGCGGGAAAAGATAGTATCCGAAAGATCTTCTCGGTAATTGGTGTTATCTTAGGTTTTTTGACCGCTGGATATACGGGCGTTCTTTTGGCCGTGAAAAATGTTCCCATGTGGTCGAGCGTAAATTGGTTGCCCGTGGTCTTTTTGGCCTCGGCATCTTCCACCGGTCTTGCTTTAATCCTTTTCATTCTTTCTATTTCCAAAAAGAAGGATGAGCTCTCTATGGGATTGCTCGAAAAAGCGGACTCAATAGTCATCGTTATCGAGATGTTAGCTTTTGCTATTCTTCTCATAACATTAAACGCTGCAGGTGGAAGGGCGGCTGAAGCTGCCTCTGTTCTTTTAAGTGGAGCTTATGCTATCCCCTTCTGGATAGGCATAGTTACAATTGGTCTTGTCGTTCCTCTGACAATAGAGTTAAAAGGATTGACATCTAAAGATGCTCATGGGAAAGGAACGGGCATGGCCACAATCGCTTCCATCTTGGTGCTTTTGGGAGGACTCATGGTAAGATGGGTCTTTCTCTATGGAGGCCAGGTTGTGAGGTAA
- a CDS encoding 4Fe-4S dicluster domain-containing protein, translating into MKITRKSFLKVAGLGLVSTTGVVTGLGELTKAFAESKGKHACLVEPGLCAGCLSCAIACKKTNENSGTYDYSPDLGSNVFTTVKFKNLGTEEEPNWLKTKVQCFHCAEASCIDACAAGAIKREGDIVKIDKDICIGCKNCHYACPFGVPRFDPESGVMKKCNFCSHRVSKGLPPACAEACPTDAIFYGTKEEVLKRAEERMAIVGGKARIYGKDVLGGTAWLYLLEDEPEVYGFPNEPKRSSASMPAKWLTALLAAGGLTIVPYWLVAKEAKEKGGGK; encoded by the coding sequence GTGAAGATTACTCGAAAGAGTTTTTTAAAGGTGGCGGGTTTGGGTCTTGTCTCCACAACGGGTGTTGTTACTGGTCTGGGCGAGTTAACGAAGGCTTTTGCCGAATCGAAGGGAAAGCATGCCTGTCTCGTTGAGCCCGGTCTTTGTGCTGGTTGTCTATCCTGCGCCATTGCTTGCAAAAAGACGAATGAAAATTCGGGCACCTATGATTATTCCCCGGATTTGGGAAGCAACGTCTTCACCACGGTAAAGTTTAAAAACTTGGGAACCGAAGAGGAGCCCAACTGGCTAAAGACGAAGGTACAGTGTTTCCACTGTGCCGAAGCGAGCTGCATCGATGCCTGTGCTGCCGGGGCCATAAAACGAGAAGGAGATATCGTAAAGATAGATAAGGATATCTGTATAGGCTGCAAGAATTGCCATTATGCGTGCCCCTTCGGGGTGCCAAGATTCGATCCTGAATCGGGGGTAATGAAAAAGTGTAACTTCTGCAGTCATAGGGTATCTAAGGGTTTACCTCCTGCTTGCGCGGAGGCCTGTCCGACCGACGCGATTTTTTACGGAACCAAGGAAGAGGTTTTAAAGAGGGCCGAAGAAAGAATGGCAATTGTGGGAGGCAAAGCAAGAATTTACGGCAAAGATGTTTTGGGAGGGACCGCTTGGCTCTATCTTTTGGAGGACGAGCCCGAAGTCTACGGTTTTCCCAATGAGCCCAAACGTTCTTCAGCTTCAATGCCCGCAAAGTGGTTAACCGCTTTGCTTGCCGCCGGAGGGCTTACTATAGTACCCTACTGGCTGGTTGCGAAGGAAGCTAAGGAAAAAGGAGGTGGCAAGTGA
- a CDS encoding hydrogenase maturation protease has product MTFKGKGSLKKIVVLGVGNILLRDEGVGIYVVNELAKEILPKNVEVVDGGLVGRDFLPLLERADKLIIVNILKRDDKPGTCLKPGLSEVERALKVEDTSIDQLALFSALDDVKVRGNCPEIVVVSVVPKEVDVGMGLSRELQESIPTIIERIKEEFDHGSKKEDSKERSEDTK; this is encoded by the coding sequence ATGACGTTTAAAGGAAAAGGCTCCTTGAAAAAGATAGTCGTTCTCGGGGTAGGGAATATCCTGCTCCGGGACGAGGGAGTCGGGATTTATGTTGTAAACGAGCTGGCAAAAGAGATTTTGCCAAAAAATGTGGAAGTGGTCGACGGAGGATTGGTGGGACGCGATTTTCTACCCCTTTTAGAAAGGGCCGATAAGCTCATCATAGTCAATATCTTAAAGAGGGACGATAAGCCAGGGACGTGTTTAAAACCGGGTTTAAGCGAGGTTGAAAGGGCGCTCAAGGTAGAAGATACCTCGATAGATCAGCTGGCTCTCTTTAGCGCCCTAGACGATGTTAAAGTAAGGGGAAACTGTCCTGAAATTGTTGTGGTAAGTGTTGTCCCAAAGGAAGTTGACGTTGGAATGGGTTTAAGTAGGGAATTACAGGAGAGTATACCTACCATAATAGAGAGGATAAAAGAAGAGTTCGACCACGGGTCAAAAAAGGAAGATTCCAAAGAAAGGAGTGAGGATACAAAGTGA
- a CDS encoding nickel-dependent hydrogenase large subunit produces MGERIIIDPVTRIEGHLAIEVEVENGVVKDAWSKGTLFRGIELILQGRDPRDAAIITQRICGVCPAEHMLASVQGLDNAFGAEVPDNGRIIRNLVAGANFVQSAILHFYHLAALDYLDIMAVADYAGNDEGLLEVKRKIVGLVQAGDTAPLTPRYEPDEFCVADPNIVTAAVAHYLQGLETRKRTQEMLAIFGGKMPHHATYVPGGVTVRVTADRISRFKGYLDEITEWVRRVYLNDVLTLGTGPLKPLHDLKVGFGTGNFISYGMFDLGESGDYNNRYLRSGHIAGGELKHIPFDPEKIRENVKYSKYTDECTDRHPSEGKTILDINKEGAYSFIKAPRYDGRSSEAGALARMLVTTAEGKDPGVTLADGTKKTLAQIITPIGVHPSAVARHAARAYECLMVCEGMQQWLLELKPGEPVCNDVAVPKNGKGAGLVEAHRGALGHWVEIENGKIKNYQCVPATIWNANPRDDNGVRGPIEEALVGTPVPDPHNPINLVRVVRSFDP; encoded by the coding sequence ATGGGAGAAAGAATCATAATTGATCCGGTTACCAGGATTGAAGGTCACCTGGCAATCGAAGTTGAGGTTGAAAACGGTGTCGTAAAGGACGCTTGGAGCAAAGGGACCCTCTTTAGAGGAATCGAGCTCATCCTCCAGGGAAGAGACCCACGAGATGCCGCCATAATTACCCAAAGAATATGTGGTGTTTGCCCGGCCGAGCACATGTTGGCCAGCGTTCAGGGTTTGGACAATGCCTTTGGGGCAGAGGTTCCCGACAATGGAAGAATCATCAGGAACCTTGTTGCGGGCGCAAACTTTGTTCAATCGGCTATTTTGCACTTTTATCATCTGGCGGCTTTGGACTACTTAGACATAATGGCGGTTGCAGACTATGCCGGAAACGATGAGGGGCTTCTTGAGGTTAAAAGAAAAATCGTAGGGCTTGTTCAAGCCGGCGATACCGCTCCCCTTACTCCCCGGTATGAGCCGGACGAGTTCTGCGTGGCCGATCCGAACATCGTCACTGCTGCGGTTGCTCACTATCTGCAGGGGCTCGAGACGAGGAAGAGGACTCAGGAAATGCTCGCCATCTTCGGTGGGAAGATGCCTCACCACGCAACATACGTTCCGGGAGGGGTTACCGTTCGAGTTACCGCGGATAGGATATCGAGGTTTAAAGGATATCTGGATGAGATAACCGAGTGGGTAAGAAGAGTTTATCTAAATGACGTTCTAACCCTTGGCACCGGTCCGCTGAAACCTTTGCATGACTTGAAGGTCGGCTTCGGTACCGGTAACTTTATCTCCTACGGAATGTTTGACCTCGGTGAGTCTGGCGACTATAACAACAGGTACTTAAGGTCCGGGCACATTGCCGGTGGAGAATTGAAGCACATCCCGTTCGATCCCGAGAAGATAAGGGAAAATGTCAAGTATTCGAAGTATACCGATGAGTGTACGGATAGACATCCTTCTGAAGGAAAAACCATTCTTGATATCAACAAAGAAGGCGCTTACTCGTTCATCAAGGCGCCGAGATACGATGGACGTTCTTCCGAGGCGGGCGCTTTAGCTAGAATGCTTGTTACCACCGCGGAAGGTAAAGACCCCGGAGTTACCTTGGCCGATGGGACCAAGAAGACCTTGGCTCAAATCATAACTCCAATTGGAGTTCATCCATCGGCGGTTGCAAGGCACGCGGCCAGGGCCTATGAGTGTCTCATGGTTTGCGAGGGCATGCAGCAGTGGTTGCTTGAATTGAAACCAGGTGAGCCGGTATGTAATGACGTAGCCGTTCCCAAAAATGGAAAGGGTGCCGGTTTAGTTGAAGCTCACCGTGGAGCGTTGGGTCACTGGGTAGAGATAGAAAATGGAAAAATCAAGAATTACCAGTGTGTTCCCGCTACTATTTGGAATGCTAACCCAAGAGATGATAACGGAGTTCGCGGTCCAATAGAGGAAGCGCTCGTTGGAACTCCCGTTCCGGATCCGCACAACCCAATCAATTTAGTAAGGGTCGTGCGGTCTTTTGACCCGTGA
- a CDS encoding hydrogenase small subunit, with amino-acid sequence MREILKGISRRDFIKCSASMAALLGLSELYIPQIAAALEKAAKKPAVLWLNGSGCTGCTVSLINSEHPTPAEIILDILSIRYMETIMAASGHVAEKQFEDIVHEGGYVFVMEGAIPTAENGAYCMIGGRPVMEIAKEAAANSVYNVAVGSCACYGGIPAADPNPTGCKGLKDVVGGTVVNIPGCPAHPDWIVGTITHILLFGEVPELDEHGRPKMFYGKLIHENCQRRTGYELGNWVKNFGEEETEMDYCMGGKGCRGPVTHADCPSRLWNSGTNYCIAASAPCAGCVEPDFPDFKDADGKIISLYAPIPEVAKYKEALEAEVEHEEGMGAGTAAALGAVVGAAAGVAGGYAIGGKTKSEEKEGEE; translated from the coding sequence GTGAGGGAAATTTTAAAAGGAATAAGTCGTAGGGATTTCATTAAATGTTCAGCAAGTATGGCTGCTTTGCTTGGTCTATCTGAGTTGTATATACCTCAGATTGCGGCTGCTTTAGAGAAAGCTGCGAAGAAACCGGCGGTTCTTTGGTTAAATGGGTCTGGTTGCACGGGCTGCACAGTTTCATTGATTAACTCTGAGCATCCCACCCCCGCCGAGATTATCTTAGACATCTTATCTATCCGTTATATGGAAACTATTATGGCTGCCTCAGGTCATGTGGCGGAAAAACAGTTTGAGGATATTGTTCACGAGGGTGGTTACGTTTTTGTGATGGAAGGAGCCATTCCTACTGCTGAGAATGGAGCGTACTGCATGATTGGCGGAAGGCCTGTGATGGAAATCGCCAAAGAAGCTGCTGCCAACTCCGTATATAATGTGGCCGTTGGTAGCTGTGCTTGTTATGGAGGGATTCCCGCGGCAGATCCGAACCCTACGGGATGCAAGGGTTTAAAGGATGTTGTCGGAGGCACGGTGGTAAATATTCCGGGATGTCCGGCTCATCCGGATTGGATAGTGGGGACCATAACTCATATCCTCTTATTTGGCGAGGTACCTGAGTTAGATGAGCACGGTCGTCCCAAGATGTTCTACGGAAAGCTAATTCACGAGAATTGCCAGCGTCGCACTGGTTACGAGCTCGGTAACTGGGTAAAAAATTTCGGTGAAGAAGAGACCGAGATGGACTACTGTATGGGTGGAAAGGGCTGTCGAGGCCCGGTCACTCACGCCGATTGTCCCAGCCGTCTCTGGAATAGCGGAACGAACTACTGCATAGCCGCAAGCGCTCCCTGCGCCGGTTGTGTGGAGCCCGATTTTCCTGATTTTAAAGATGCTGACGGAAAAATAATCTCGCTCTATGCGCCCATCCCGGAGGTTGCGAAGTATAAAGAAGCTCTTGAGGCAGAAGTGGAGCATGAGGAAGGTATGGGTGCAGGAACAGCCGCCGCTCTCGGTGCGGTCGTTGGAGCCGCCGCTGGTGTTGCGGGAGGATACGCAATTGGCGGCAAAACAAAATCTGAAGAAAAGGAGGGTGAAGAGTAA